The Juglans regia cultivar Chandler chromosome 6, Walnut 2.0, whole genome shotgun sequence genome contains the following window.
tattttgagataaaatgttTGATTGGACtttaagaaaagagagagaaaaagtcaaataaaaatattataaaattaaaaaatcgtctaaatataatttttgtattttgttttgaaatttataaaatttgtaataattaagtaatgattatgtggaaaagttgaatatttgaaattaaaaaatattttatatttgagtgataattagaaaagaaattGCGAAAGTTTTTAGAGTTTCTCATCTTATGTCTTTACCAAAACATGACAAGATTTGGAGGGGtctacctaaaaaataaaagaactgaTCCAGAAGGCAGATATATTCAAGTAATCTAAGGTGATCCGTTTGCGTgtgaagattatatatataatctattccGACAAGTTTAGACGCAGATTTGAATCCAGACCTCGAGGTAACACAAGAAGTCGGTAGAGCTAGCGAAAATGGTTACACAAGCTCACAGACCAAAGATCAGCTTCAATCTTAAACCTCTTATATTGCTTCTTTGCATGGGAGTAGCCATGAATGTCAAGGCCGCACAAAGACGTCTTCCTGTTGATGAAGGTAAACATTtcatggataatttttttttttaactatataactgattattttgttttcatttttgaaaactaTAGATTAATTTCTGAGCTGTTTGAtgaagttattttatttctatatatatgggAGATCTGAAGGGTCACCCCTATATTTTGAGAGCTTTATTTTGGCCTTCCATTGAACAGTATTAATAGGGCTAACTCGAGTTTTTCAACCTATATATCGCATAATCCGGGGCagaataatttataagtttGCGTCTCAAATTAGATTTTTAGTTCTGTCTCTGATCTTAATCAATATACATAGAgtttttaaaatcactttctgcctgaaatattttttagagaaattctCTTTGCAATCTTAAATAGGGATTGCGTATGCAGTCTCATTgattaagaaatattataaagttaaaatattgtttgaatataattttttaatataatttttagtttgaagtttgaataagttgtattaatttttttttttaaatttgtaagaGTTGTAATGATCATTAAGAAATAAGTAGACGAAAAAGTTGagcatttgaaattaaaaggtattttgtatttaagtaatatttgaaaaagaaattgtaagaagttttaaaatgttttgaaaatttatcatctcattttattgtatCATTGGTGATACACTAAGCCCTTGTTTGTGTACACAAGTATTCTCAGCTAttaacatatattttctttctcaaatatcactcaaatataaaatactttttaacttcaaattttcaacattttcatttaatcattacaactttatcaaattttcaaataaagtacaaaatGCAATAtagctttttcaaatttcaaaataaaaatatactaaaatattatatttaatcaatttaatttttaactttataatagttttatttaactttttttttctctatttttctaaaacccaataaaatatcttgactcaaattatttcactgcTATTTACGGAAttctcttctcatttctttATCCCAACATGCCCAATTCGTAATTAAGGAGGCTCTCAAGCAGGTCCTAAAGCTGTGGTTCAAATACTGGACACGACCACCTACaaattattttgagttttgctactcattaatatccatacacaccacacgctacactttttttatttgttaaattttatttatttattttttgttattctttctaaacttcttttcctcatcatccatacatgaccacatatttgataagaaaaaaaataaaaataaaaaattatgtatggtcTGTGGTGTACTGTGGGGATGATGATGAGGAAGTCATGGTGGAGCCCATTAAATATTGGAAATGTGTTTGGaaagaaatcatttttagagtttttattaTCACCAAAATTGATTTCAAAGATGGTATTAAAATCTGTTTTGGAGAGGAAATATTATCTTTAAGGTTTCGAACATGCTTAAATAGATTGAAAATGGAGTAAAACGTCTCTACAAAAGTAGatcattatcattttcattatctaGCCAGATATTTTCACTATCTTATCATTCTTTTCATGATGTTTTCGTGATCTATTGTGTTGtcaaaaaatgtattttcaGAGGTTAAACACATGATCACTAATTCTATGAATTGAATTCAATATTGATAAGAAGATCAAAATGTTTTTGGGAGATGAAAATTCTCTTTAGCATTTTTAGGTtacttgaaatttgaaacaaaatcctACAAATGATTTATTCCACTGTCTAGACATGGATCAGGAATATTGCaataaaaacaaaccaatcgCGCGTGCTggagatattttacaaaatgattgGATGTAAAACCCTTTCGTAATAAAATCCTTCAAATAAAGTCAGATATGGATCTGTTTACGTCAAAAACAAGAGGAAAATATTTTCACaacaaatttagataaattagTTACGCAAAAGTGATAAAAGAGATGTGCCTTTGTCATTCTTCCATAACGAATTTGGTGCATTAATTTGCAGTTAAAGCCCTTAAAGAAATAGCCGCAGAGCTGGGGAAGAAGGGCTGGAATTTCCATGTAGACCCATGCAGCAATGATCCCAGTTGGGAAACACCAACGCTGAAATTGGGTCCAAAAACGTACAACAATTCAATACTATGCAATTGTACATACCCTGATGGTGAATGCCACGTGGTCGGACTGTACGAAACCtatctttaattttcttgtatcttcTTGTTGAGGTTTTTTTGATAACTAAAATTTCTCTTCGGCctaaaaaactagaaattatttatattatacttaaaaCGTCTCTAAATTGCTAATGATCTTCGAAACACAAGGCATCAGTACCTCGCTTCATATACAATTCATATATAGAATGAAAGAATGGATTATATATGATTTCTCATTCTCAgcccatttggatgttgagatggtctCAACACATggtctcatctaatctcattttatcttatattttcaattttaattttaaatttttaactttttcatctaatcattacttaggtccattacaattttttcaaatgtccagataaaacacaaaaaataattcaactttttcaaattttaaaaacaaaaataatattaaaaaataatattttaactttataatatttttatttaatttttttttctctcatttctcaaaaccccataaaagTACATCTtaactcataaactatttcacttctatttacaaattatttcagtactatttacatatttatcatcttatttcatttcgtGTCAACAATATTAGTACTTCGCATTACAGATCTATTTGGGATCTGTGCCgtatgaatattattttcaaagcttgtgagtttttgaaaaatgactTTCAAAGTCTGACATGATCCCATAATTTTGGTCGATGAAGATTGCGTTGAATTATGGTTTACATTTGATTTGTCATACAGATTATCACATTAATCCTTTAATTTGCCTTTAACTATATATCCTTGTCATACAGATTTCTTACCGGGCAGGATCTTTCTGGTGTGCTTCCAACATCCCTTGTGAAGCTGCCTCACATAACGAAGCTGTAAGTAAAGAAACCAACTATctgaaagaataaaaatatttatagttcAACTCTAATTGCAAGCTTTCCTCTCATGGTTTCAGTGAGTTGCATCGAAACTATCTGACTGGTACAATTCCATCCGCATGGACTTCTCTAAAGTTGGAACGTCTGTACGTACTGTATTTTATTGGGGTTTTAATATAacacattacattacattaaTCACTCACTTCTCAATTCACACAATATGTATACTACTGTAGTTAGCCACTAAATTAATGCTCATTCttgttgaattaaaataattggcTACTGTACAGGTCCACTGCTGTAAACAAGTTATCGGGAAGAATTCCGAGCTACCTGGGAAAAATTACCACTCTTAGATTTTTGTATGCTCTTTTATTTGGGAAAATGGCACAATTGactgatttcttttttcttttcttttcttttcccggCTTTCAATTTGACGAAgatcacttttatatatatatatatatatatatatatttatatattttcaggAGCATAGAGAACAATAGGTTTTCTGGAACTGTTCCCCCTGAGCTTGGAAAGTTGGTTAACTTGGAGAATCTGTCAGTAGTTTCACCTATCCTGttgtttgataatttatgtattaaaaaatttcaaatcacaCTAACTTGAGCTGGTCTGAACTTCCCATTTGGTGGCTGCAGTATTCTCAATGCTAACTTCCTCACTGGAGAGTTGCCAGTCAATCTAACTTATCTCACAAACTTAACTGAACTGTGAGTGCAGCCATTTGTATTCTGATACTAATtttacatgttttatttttggaaaaattcaTGTTTCTATGTTACCCATTAATCTTGTTTCTGCGTTGACCAAATGCATAACCCATGATCGTCTGAGTGTTACTCATGTACTAATTAGACTTTTTATGgttgtacatttttttcttcttcttattagGATTGTTCTTAATTTACTCTTGATCAATATTAAAGATTTTTCTCGTTCTTTACTGGATTTGAGATCTCTGAAACGTTATAACGAGGTCATGTACTTGGATCTGAAAATAGCACTAGGACAGTAGACAAATTCGAGGCTTTACTTTTTAATTCACTCTTACGATTTGGTCGGCAACCCACTTGTGCATGCCTTTCTAGCTTTATCTTAATTCCAGAAATAGTACTTCTCcatcttttttcctttcctcaTTAGCTGTACTTGAAGTTATATTTTCTCCCTACCTGGATAGtgtctttatttctttcttccgGATCATTagtatttatcttttgttttttaataatttgatcttTTAGAAAGCTGCAGCTATGTAgggttgtatttgttttttgctCGGCTCCTATATGTAGTTGTCAATTTCTTCCCATTGTCATTGTATGCACAGCAGCCATGATCTATCCCTCCTGAGGTCCATTGCCGCATCTGCCAGGAGATATCTATATGAACATTAACGAGCATTTTTTTTAAGCTGTTGTCTCAGCAATTTTGTCTTCATGattggaaagaaaaatccattaactaattatttataGAACAAGTTTTGGTCCGTATAAATTTccactgctatatatatatatatatatatatatattgtcttcGTGATTCTATCTTTAAACAGCATTAATCTCTACGCAATTTTGCTATTCTTTTGTACAATGACAACTTTATCATTACATCCCTGCAGAGATCTGAGCTTCAATAGATTGGAAGGAAATGTTCCAAAGTTTGACGATAGTGCAAAGTTGCAGCGCCTGTATGTGTTGATTCAAAACCCTAAATCTAGCTATATTTCGGAGAAGTTTTAATGAATAATGAACAAGTACTAGGTCGAATTAAACATACAAAGTATTTTCCCTCTGAATTTTCTTCCGTTGTTAATGAATATAAATCTCGATAATGTTTGTTGGTCCGAGCCTGAATTCATGATCATAATGAAATTTTCAAAGGtaaattgaatttatatattggTAACAGGCCAGAAAATTTAGTGTTAGGTTTCGATGCGGATCGATTGGTTGTCTTTAATTAACCAGAATACGTAAGATTATCCTGCTATTTGAACAGGTATCTGACAAGCAACTTACTCAACGGGACAGTTCCGGACTGGATCAAACGAAGAGATAATCACTAGtacataaattcatcttaaattcTACTTCAAATTTCTGTAaccttattaatttttttcctttcttccttaatttttgaatgtatgaagagtTATTTATGGAAACTATGTACATCTATTTGCAGTGATCTAGATCTTTCTTACAATAACTTCTTAGAGAGTTCTATGTCACCAACTAATTGTCGAGACACACTGTGAGAAAAACTTCGccatttttaatcttaatttcagCCTACTTGATCAGTACTGCATACTCTGTACTTATCTTTAAAGATTACTAGGTTTTCTAAGCTGACTAGTTTCTTGTTTCATCAGAAATGTATTTGAAAGCTTCTCTAGACGGGACTCGTAAGCTTCTAaacttgtgaatttaattacaataataaCCATCTTGATTTCCTTTTACTTTGATTTTGCCAACTTTTTCCCGTTTCCATTATATACTTTTTCACGAGCTCATGCACGCTCCTTTCTTGTACTGTTTAACCCAAATATAGATCAGCTGGCCAGTGCTCGAAGAACCTTCCTTGTTCAAAAGGTAACTATACCTTACAGTCAGATTTTCATCAGACTTATACTTTAATAATCCAATCGCCAAGCTTTCCTCTTTAGAGTAATGATGGATATAAGCACCATCATAAAAAAGTTAGCGCGTCCCACAATAAAAGAGTAGAATCTGATTCctctttttattaaaagactTGTACATGATTTGCATGAACttgcacaaataattttttgatttcCAGTCTGTCCTGTGCAAGTTTGGTGCAAATTATTAAATGGATGTTGTTTGTGTAGACTGGAATTCAGTGCATATAAATTGCGGTGGAAACGAATTCAGTATTGGAAACATTAAATACGAAGCAGATCTTGATGCATCAGGTGCCGCAAAATTTAATCCCACCACAGAGAATTGGGGATTCAGTTCCACTGGAAATTTCTGGGATGCTAACAGCAGCTCGAATGATTACATAGCAAATAATGCGTCAGTACTAAGAATGAACAGCCACGAATTATACACAAGCGCACGCCTctctcctctttctctcacatATTATGCGCGTTGCTTGGCAAATGGAAATTATACCATCACACTACACTTTGCAGAGATAATAATAAGAGGAAACAGATCTTTTTACAGTCTTGGAAGACGTATATTTGATGTTTATATACAggtaataaatttaaatattcaatatatttgttttgctggcaaacaaatatatatatatatatatatatatatatatatatataacgtccCAGATTTATCgagtttaattaattgtttcagGATAAACTGGAGTTGAAGGATTTTGATATCGAAAATACTACAGGAGGGGTCGACAAAGCTTtagttaagaaagttaaagcaGTTGTGAGTAACAAAGTCTTACATATCCGCTTTCATTGGGCTGGCAAAGGGACAACAAATGCCCCAACAAGAGGAACATATGGTCCTCTCATATCGGCTATCTCTATAGAAAATGGTAATAATTCCCGagtgtgtaatatatatatatacacacacacacacatatctcATGACGACTATCTTAATTTTACTGTCCAACTTGCTCCTCGTACACTTCTTATAATTAGATTGATGACAAAActaaagattaataaataaattcacagtTGATAGAGTGGATCATCAGCTGGCCTATTTGTTCAATTCTGCAGATAATCCCCCTGATAATGTCAAAACCACAATATTCATTGTGACTGGAGCTTTAGTGTTGGCGCTATTACTCATTTTAGGCATTCTTTGGTGGAAAGGCTGCATAGGAAGCAGGATATCGAGGGAAAAAGGTAATCAATATATACGAGCgccttttttatttcttttttccttctttaacTATTCAACTATTGCAAATTAgcatgaattgagttgagacgTAATTGTACAGAGAATTTGCAAGGGCTCATGTATTCTTGCAATTCCTAGgtttttttatagaacatttttCTCATATTAAGGATTCATTTGGCAATACAACtgttttcaagtatttttagatatttccaTCTCAAACATTCCTCAAAagcaaaatactttttaaatttcaacttcTCATCTAATCACTTGGGAAATAATGAATGTTGAACTAGAACATATATTGTTTCCTTACCTATTCAAATTCAGGCTGAGAATTCAAAGAATCTCAATTCCTTTTAAGTACGTCCGGGCTTTTGAATCTGTGCACAATTGTGATTGTTGAGCAgatgtaataaatataataaaacattaacatagggATTAAAAAGCTAGTCAAGAggcacaaaatatatatatatatatatataaatgaaatgtgATTCCGCTCATTTATAAGGTAAAATTTTATCACTAGCGCCCTCACCTTTGTCGTTCCTTTCACAGATTTGAGAGGATTAGATCTGCAAACAGGTTTTTTCACTTACAGGCAAATCAAAGCTGCCACAAACAACTTTGATGCTTCAAACAAGATTGGGGAAGGTGGTTTTGGATCTGTATACAAGGTATTCAAAAACTTaattcttcatgcataatttagGTTTTNNNNNNNNNNNNNNNNNNNNNNNNNNNNNNNNNNNNNNNNNNNNNNNNNNNNNNNNNNNNNNNNNNNNNNNNNNNNNNNNNNNNNNNNNNNNNNNNNNNNacgtcgagcgaacccatctggatgggttCGTATGAGTCAAAcgcacatcaaccgaacctcaatgtaataatacatcgatacatgtattattatgatacaataatacatgtcctattgtataatacaatagcctagtttatttttaaactaattttttgcttctaatttaattttttcagcttcattgattgtgatatggatcctagacatagtggagatgatcgtccacaaggggatgtggcggatgccaatgctacaactcctacaccggtgggtacttccaccctagagccacatctagggcagctacatctagggcagctacatcttgtgcgagtagtcgactcccactcccagttgatatagaggatgaagatatgttcaacgaggaagaggagatgcccattgagcaagatcaaccaccacgaccttctaaaaagaggtcgtggacatgggagcatttcaccaaaatacctggtgaaattgcgaactcagtggcaagatgtcattattgtggatcactttgtggatgccattcgaagaagcaaggtaccagtgtgttgatagcacatctaaatggttgccaacgatataagatagcgaagggattgcaagccactgatcagaccaacctcagttaccaaacttctacagccactgatggtacacagactaagaaattggtcatccctcaatacagtgagaagatgttgagggacatgcttgcagagatgataattactgatgagatgccatttaccacaatcgagaaaagaggctttcgaaagtttctaaattttgttgagccacgatttcccattccatcacggtatacagtgatgcgagattgtatgaagaggcatgcgaaggacaaggaggagatgaggaagatgtttattaccactggccaaagagtgtcttttacgactgacacatggacttccatacagaacatctgctacatgtgtatcacggcacactacattgacagtgagtggattttgcataaaaaaattattggttttaaagaaattgtggatcataaaggtgcatccattggggcgaagatggatgattgtttaaaggactggggaattcgaaaagtgctgtgtattacagttgagaattccagtgcgaatgaaacagcaattgattggtttaagaggaacacgacggtgagagatgatgtcattcgggcccacgagtttattcacgttcgatgctgtgctcatatcattaacctcatagttgttgagggattaaaagaggttcatgattccataacccgagtccgcaacattgtacgatatgtgaggggttcccctcaaaggcttgccaagtttaaggcaatagcagaagattt
Protein-coding sequences here:
- the LOC118348631 gene encoding probable LRR receptor-like serine/threonine-protein kinase At1g07650; the encoded protein is MVTQAHRPKISFNLKPLILLLCMGVAMNVKAAQRRLPVDEVKALKEIAAELGKKGWNFHVDPCSNDPSWETPTLKLGPKTYNNSILCNCTYPDGECHVVGLFLTGQDLSGVLPTSLVKLPHITKLELHRNYLTGTIPSAWTSLKLERLSTAVNKLSGRIPSYLGKITTLRFLSIENNRFSGTVPPELGKLVNLENLILNANFLTGELPVNLTYLTNLTELDLSFNRLEGNVPKFDDSAKLQRLYLTSNLLNGTVPDWIKRRDNHYDLDLSYNNFLESSMSPTNCRDTLNVFESFSRRDSSAGQCSKNLPCSKDWNSVHINCGGNEFSIGNIKYEADLDASGAAKFNPTTENWGFSSTGNFWDANSSSNDYIANNASVLRMNSHELYTSARLSPLSLTYYARCLANGNYTITLHFAEIIIRGNRSFYSLGRRIFDVYIQDKLELKDFDIENTTGGVDKALVKKVKAVVSNKVLHIRFHWAGKGTTNAPTRGTYGPLISAISIENDNPPDNVKTTIFIVTGALVLALLLILGILWWKGCIGSRISREKDLRGLDLQTGFFTYRQIKAATNNFDASNKIGEGGFGSVYKVFKNLILHA